The following proteins are co-located in the Silene latifolia isolate original U9 population chromosome 1, ASM4854445v1, whole genome shotgun sequence genome:
- the LOC141609497 gene encoding transportin MOS14-like has translation MELQNTVKEALHALYHHPDDAVRMQADSWLQEFQRTLDAWQVADNLLHDPTSNMETLIFCSQTLRSKVQRDFEELPSEAFRPLRDSLTSLLNKFHHGPPKVRTQISLAVAALAVHVSVQDWGDGGIMTWLNNQMKARPECVPSFLELLKVLPEEVFNYRISARPERRRQFEKELTFSMEVAFSLLTACLNASELKEQVLEAFASWLRLRRGISPSLLASHPLALTALSSLSSDILSEASVNVVSELIHCSAVGSPSDASVQLPLIQVIVPQIMNLRPLLNDHSKDEEDVKAIGRLFADMGDSYVKLIATGTDESMMIVNALLEVASHPEFDIASMTFNFWHNLQIFLIERDLYLSFDNEASIEMEMNRRLQIFRSSYETLVSLVSSRVQYPDDYMELSREDLKDFKQTRYAVADVLVDAALVLGGDSVLKILSMKLAQAVTSCGNNQSSDWRPAEAALYCIRAIAESVSSMETEVMPQVMSLLAKLPHHPQLLQTVCLTIGAYSKWLDASSNGLSILPSLVDILMSGMSTSEDTAAAAALAFRHICDDCRKKLCGSLDGLFHIYQRAVYADGGNFRVSPEDSLHLVEALSMVITELPPDHAKKAVEALCLPVVTPLQEIINQGPVILGQKGPRELTVHIDRLAYIFRYVNHPEAVADAIQRLWPIFKTIFDVRAWDMRTMESLCKACKYAVRTSGRFMGVTIGAMLEEIQGLYQHHQQPCFLYLSSEVIKIFGSDPSCSEYLRNLIEALFRRTACLLATIKDFTTRPDIADDCFILASRCIRYCPQIFIPSTVFPPLIDCAMIGITVQHREASNSILSFLSDVFDLTNSRESIQYLPIRDTVIIPRGPAITRILIASLTGALPSSRFETVTYALIALVKTYGVKALEWANESISLIPKTALTEIESSRFLQALSQSASGAKINDIMVPIEELCDVCRRNRTVQEIVQDALKPLELNMALRV, from the exons ATGGAGCTTCAAAACACAGTCAAAGAAGCGTTACACGCCCTATATCATCATCCAGACGACGCCGTTCGTATGCAAGCTGATAGTTGGCTTCAGGAATTTCAGCGCACTCTTGATGCTTGGCAG GTTGCTGACAATTTGCTTCATGATCCAACTAGCAATATGGAAACATTAATCTTTTGCTCACAAACTTTAAGAAGCAAG GTACAACGTGATTTTGAAGAGCTTCCTTCTGAAGCTTTTCGGCCTTTACGGGATTCTTTGACT AGCTTGCTTAATAAATTTCACCACGGTCCCCCTAAAGTTAGAACCCAG ATTAGCCTTGCAGTCGCTGCATTGGCTGTTCATGTCTCTGTACAAGATTGGGGTGATGGAGGAATCATGACTTGGCTAAACAATCAAATGAAGGCTCGTCCAGAATGTGTACCAAGTTTCTTAGAGCTGTTGAAGGTTCTGCCTGAG GAGGTTTTTAATTATAGAATATCAGCTCGGCCTGAAAGACGTCGCCAATTTGAGAAGGAGCTGACTTTTTCCATGGAAGTTGCTTTCAGTCTATTGACTGCATGTTTGAATGCAAGTGAACTCAAGGAGCAG GTTCTAGAGGCATTTGCGTCATGGTTACGATTGAGACGTGG GATTTCTCCATCTCTGCTTGCGTCTCATCCTTTAGCGCTTACAGCTCTTTCTAGCTTGAGTTCTGACATACTTTCTGAAGCTTCTGTTAATG TCGTTTCGGAGTTGATCCATTGCTCTGCAGTTGGAAGTCCATCTGATGCTTCTGTGCAGTTACCGTTAATTCAAGTCATTGTTCCGCAAATAATGAATCTAAGGCCTCTGCTTAATGATCATTCAAAG GATGAGGAAGACGTGAAAGCTATTGGTCGTTTGTTTGCCGATATGGGTGATTCGTATGTTAAATTGATTGCAACTG GCACTGATGAATCGATGATGATAGTGAATGCGTTGTTAGAAGTTGCTTCACATCCAGAGTTCGATATTGCTTCGATGACATTTAACTTTTGGCACAATTTACAGATTTTCTTGATTGAAAG GGATCTGTACCTATCATTTGATAATGAGGCATCTATTGAAATGGAGATGAACAGGAGGTTGCAGATATTTCGTTCATCATATGAAACTCTTGTCTCCTTG GTTAGTTCTCGGGTTCAATACCCTGATGACTATATGGAGCTTTCGAGGGAGGACCTTAAGGATTTTAAACAAACCAGATATG CTGTTGCTGATGTTCTAGTCGATGCAGCGCTGGTCCTAGGTGGTGATTCTGTCTTAAAAATACTTTCCATGAAGCTGGCTCAG GCTGTGACTAGTTGTGGAAATAATCAAAGCAGTGACTGGCGTCCAGCAGAGGCTGCACTGTACTGTATCAGGGCCATAGCAGAGAGCGTTTCGAGCATGGAAACGGAAGTGATGCCCCAG GTCATGTCTTTGCTTGCGAAGCTTCCTCATCATCCTCAGCTACTTCAAACTG TCTGCTTGACTATCGGTGCATATTCAAAATGGCTTGATGCTTCATCAAATGGACTTTCGATTCTGCCTTCACTGGTGGACATACTTATGAGTGGTATGAGCACATCAGAAGATACTGCTGCAGCTGCTGCATTGGCATTCAGACATATTTGTGATG ATTGTCGGAAGAAGCTGTGTGGATCTTTAGATGGCCTCTTCCATATCTACCAGAGGGCGGTTTATGCTGATGGAGGGAACTTCAGAGTGTCTCCTGAGGATTCCCTGCACTTGGTTGAAGCACTTAG CATGGTGATCACAGAACTTCCTCCCGACCATGCGAAGAAGGCGGTGGAAGCATTATGCCTTCCTGTTGTTACTCCCCTGCAG GAAATAATCAATCAAGGTCCAGTTATTTTGGGACAAAAGGGCCCCCGTGAGCTAACTGTTCATATAGATCGTCTGGCATATATTTTCAG ATATGTAAATCACCCTGAGGCTGTGGCCGATGCAATCCAGAGGCTCTGGCCTATTTTCAAAACCATTTTTGATGT CCGTGCATGGGACATGCGGACAATGGAATCGCTCTGCAAGGCATGCAAATATGCT GTGAGAACTTCGGGAAGGTTCATGGGCGTTACGATTGGAGCAATGTTAGAAGAGATTCAAGGACTCTATCAGCACCACCAGCAGCCATGCTTTTTATATCTCTCGAGTGAGGTCATAAAG ATATTCGGATCTGACCCGTCTTGTTCAGAAtatttgagaaatttaattgaAGCTCTTTTTAGGCGAACAGCATGTCTTCTTGCAACAATCAAA GATTTTACTACCAGACCAGATATAGCAGATGATTGTTTCATATTGGCTTCAAGATGCATCCGATATTGCCCACAAATATTCATTCCTTCCACAGTGTTCCCTCCACTAATAGATTGTGCAATGATTGGAATTACAGTACAACACAG GGAGGCTTCAAATTCCATATTGTCATTCTTATCTGATGTCTTCGATCTGACAAATTCGCGTGAAAGTATCCAGTACTTGCCAATCAGGGACACTGTGATCATTCCAAGAGGTCCAGCTATCACAAGGATATTGATTGCATCACTGACAGGCGCTCTTCCAAGTTCTCGTTTTGAAACC GTAACATATGCGCTTATAGCACTAGTCAAAACTTATGGTGTTAAAGCTTTGGAATGGGCAAACGAGAGCATATCGTTGATCCCAAAAACAGCATTGACGGAGATTGAAAGCTCAAGGTTCCTGCAAGCACTATCTCAGTCGGCATCAGGTGCCAAGATTAACGACATCATGGTTCCGATTGAGGAACTCTGTGATGTTTGCCGACGAAATCGGACTGTCCAGGAAATAGTTCAAGATGCTTTGAAACCCTTGGAATTGAATATGGCTCTGAGAGTATAG